One stretch of Arachis hypogaea cultivar Tifrunner chromosome 20, arahy.Tifrunner.gnm2.J5K5, whole genome shotgun sequence DNA includes these proteins:
- the LOC112786219 gene encoding uncharacterized mitochondrial protein AtMg00810-like, which produces MTFEIAGRQHCLPSWRFGQGSLYEDTTRFGCVTTRFVFYDHSLFIKKQSESFTAILVYVDDLVLTGNDIGKINSIKQNLDDKFKIKDLGDLKYFLGMEVACSNSGIYIYQWKYTMDLLRDFGYLDCNPLSTPFDYSQKLSKELGTILTDNTVYRQLIDRLLYLTNTRPDISYAVGRLSQFLDCATTSHLQVAFRVLQYLKGRPATGLFFFSTSNLHLTGFADADWATCADTRRSISGYCFMLGNFLIS; this is translated from the exons ATGACATTTGAAATAGCTGGACGTCAACACTGCCTTCCTTCATGGAGATTTGGACAAGGAAGTTTATATGAAGATACCACCCGGTTTGGCTGTGTCACAACCAGGTTTG TTTTTTATGATCATTCACTCTTCATCAAGAAACAATCTGAAAGCTTCACTGCCATTCTCGTATATGTTGATGACTTGGTTTTAACGGGGAATGACATTGGTAAAATCAATTCCATCAAGCAAAATTTGGatgacaaatttaaaataaaggaTCTTGGTGATCTCAAATACTTCTTGGGAATGGAAGTAGCATGCTCTAACTCTGGAATTTACATTTATCAGTGGAAGTACACCATGGACCTTCTCAGGGATTTCGGTTATCTAGATTGCAATCCTCTCTCTACCCCATTTGATTATAGTCAGAAACTCTCAAAGGAATTAGGTACCATTTTAACAGACAACACTGTTTACAGACAGCTCATCGACCGACTCCTTTACCTCACAAACACTAGACCCGATATCTCTTATGCTGTGGGACGTTTGAGCCAATTTTTGGACTGTGCAACCACTTCTCACCTACAGGTTGCTTTTCGCGTCCTCCAATATTTAAAAGGCCGACCTGCAACTGgtctcttctttttctctactTCTAATCTGCATCTCACTGGATTTGCCGACGCTGACTGGGCTACCTGTGCCGATACTCGTCGCTCCATTTCCGGTTATTGCTTCATGCTTGGGAACTTTCTCATTAGCTAG